The following are from one region of the Mesorhizobium sp. B4-1-4 genome:
- a CDS encoding DUF721 domain-containing protein, with protein sequence MAGKRPFGNPVPVSDLATEILDPVLRKRAGISIGLVQSWEEIAGPRLASRSRPEKIQWPRRLHEDDPFEPAVLVIACEGMAALHLQHETGEIINRVNAFLGFNAIGRIRIVQKPVISGKVRSKPALRPLTEAEKMKLSDTVGLIEDDGLRASLERLGATILAGRKV encoded by the coding sequence ATGGCAGGGAAAAGGCCCTTCGGCAATCCCGTTCCGGTGAGCGATCTTGCCACCGAGATCCTCGATCCGGTGCTGCGCAAGCGGGCAGGCATCTCGATTGGTCTCGTCCAGTCCTGGGAAGAGATCGCCGGCCCGCGCCTTGCCAGCCGCTCGCGGCCCGAGAAAATCCAGTGGCCGCGCCGCCTGCATGAAGATGATCCCTTCGAGCCGGCCGTGCTGGTCATCGCCTGCGAGGGCATGGCGGCGCTCCACCTGCAGCATGAGACGGGTGAGATCATCAACAGGGTCAACGCTTTTCTCGGCTTCAATGCCATTGGCCGCATCAGGATCGTGCAGAAGCCTGTAATATCAGGCAAAGTCCGGTCAAAGCCTGCCCTCAGGCCGCTGACCGAGGCCGAAAAAATGAAACTGTCCGATACTGTCGGGCTGATTGAAGATGACGGGCTGCGCGCCTCCCTGGAAAGGCTGGGTGCGACAATTCTTGCCGGGAGGAAAGTCTAG
- a CDS encoding DsbA family protein → MSRSSFGPSLSRRNVLSSLAAIPAVALLAACSDSGEQAKAADVKPADPATPAKPATPAAVQVPEAQGTVDMAELLKPGALPDKQLGKDDAKVTIVEYASMTCPHCAHFAETTFPELKTKYIDTGKARYILREFPFDPSAEAGFMLARCAKDNYFPMVDVLFKQQANWVGVSNTKDALLQISKLAGFTQESFEACLTDQKLLDDVRSVQKRGANEFKVDSTPTFFINGKTYKGAMSIEEMSAIIDPLL, encoded by the coding sequence ATGAGCCGTTCCTCGTTTGGCCCAAGCTTGTCTCGCAGAAACGTCCTGTCTTCGCTGGCCGCCATTCCGGCGGTCGCCCTGCTCGCCGCCTGCAGCGACTCCGGCGAACAAGCCAAGGCCGCGGATGTAAAGCCCGCCGATCCGGCCACTCCCGCGAAGCCTGCCACGCCGGCGGCGGTTCAGGTGCCGGAAGCACAGGGCACCGTCGACATGGCCGAATTGCTGAAGCCAGGCGCACTGCCCGACAAGCAGCTTGGCAAGGACGATGCGAAGGTCACCATCGTCGAATACGCTTCGATGACCTGCCCGCATTGCGCGCATTTCGCCGAAACGACCTTCCCGGAGCTGAAGACGAAGTATATCGACACCGGCAAGGCCCGCTATATCCTGCGCGAATTCCCCTTCGATCCGAGCGCGGAAGCCGGTTTCATGCTGGCGCGCTGCGCCAAGGACAACTATTTCCCGATGGTCGACGTGCTGTTCAAGCAGCAGGCCAACTGGGTTGGCGTGTCGAACACAAAGGATGCGCTGCTGCAAATCTCGAAGCTTGCCGGTTTTACACAGGAGTCCTTCGAGGCCTGCTTGACGGACCAGAAACTTCTGGACGATGTGAGATCGGTCCAGAAGCGTGGCGCCAATGAATTCAAGGTCGACTCGACACCGACCTTCTTCATCAACGGTAAGACCTACAAGGGGGCGATGTCGATTGAGGAAATGTCGGCCATCATCGACCCTCTGCTCTGA
- a CDS encoding HAD family hydrolase: MPQPDLVIFDCDGVLVDSEIIAARVEAELITLAGYEISAEEIAETYAGLTFKDILIRIEEKSKIPFQVSLIDRAEDLVDRKLRSDVRAIEGVREAVASVTAQRCICSNSRSERIDFMLEKVHLLPFFAGRIFSALETPTGKTKPAPDVFLFAAEKLNAKPANTFVIEDSVHGVTGARTAGMRVIGFTGASHTYPGHADALTEAGAETVIRRWAELKSVIAALSEWSADA, encoded by the coding sequence ATGCCCCAGCCAGACCTTGTCATCTTCGATTGCGACGGCGTTCTCGTCGATTCCGAAATCATCGCCGCACGGGTCGAGGCTGAGCTGATAACCCTGGCCGGATACGAAATCTCGGCGGAAGAGATTGCCGAGACCTATGCGGGCCTGACGTTCAAGGACATCCTTATCCGGATAGAGGAGAAGTCCAAGATCCCGTTCCAGGTGTCGCTGATCGATCGTGCAGAGGACCTGGTCGACAGGAAACTGCGCAGCGACGTGCGTGCCATTGAAGGCGTGCGCGAAGCGGTCGCCTCCGTCACGGCGCAACGCTGCATCTGCTCCAACTCCCGCTCGGAGCGGATCGATTTCATGCTGGAGAAAGTGCATCTGCTGCCGTTTTTCGCCGGCCGTATCTTCTCGGCGCTGGAAACGCCCACCGGCAAAACCAAGCCGGCTCCGGACGTGTTCCTGTTCGCCGCTGAAAAACTCAACGCCAAGCCGGCCAACACCTTCGTCATCGAGGACTCCGTGCACGGCGTCACCGGTGCCAGGACGGCCGGCATGCGGGTGATCGGCTTCACCGGCGCCAGCCACACCTATCCCGGCCATGCCGACGCGCTGACGGAGGCCGGCGCCGAGACGGTCATCCGCCGCTGGGCGGAACTGAAAAGCGTGATCGCGGCGCTGTCGGAATGGTCGGCCGACGCTTGA
- the thrC gene encoding threonine synthase codes for MQYVSTRGEAPALGFSDAVLAGLARDGGLYVPREWPQFSPSEIRAMRGLAYPDLAIRVLSPFLGGDIPAPVFERLVREAYATFRHEAVCPLVQTGPNTFVLELFHGPTLAFKDVAMQLLARLMDHMLAERGRHATIVGATSGDTGGAAIDAFAGRSRTDIFILFPHGRVSPVQQRQMTTSKAENVHALAIEGNFDDCQGLLKDMFNDHPFRDRVALSGVNSINWARIMAQIVYYFSSALSLGAPDRPISFTVPTGNFGDIFAGYAAKKMGLPIERLVIATNDNDILARTFATGEYRTKGVFATTSPSMDIQVSSNFERLLFEASNRDAATVRRYMAGLKQSGAFTIEAAEIARMRSEFDAGRAEMDEVAATIRSTLAGSDYLLDPHTAAAVHVASGKAAGATPMVVLGTAHPAKFPAAVEAASGVSPALPAWLGGLMTFEEKYTVLPSDLKMVEDYVGRRARAAR; via the coding sequence ATGCAATATGTGAGTACCCGCGGGGAAGCGCCCGCGCTTGGATTTTCTGACGCGGTGCTGGCGGGACTGGCGCGCGATGGCGGGCTTTACGTACCGCGCGAGTGGCCCCAGTTTTCGCCATCCGAGATCCGCGCCATGCGCGGCCTTGCCTATCCAGACCTCGCCATCCGCGTGCTGTCGCCCTTCCTTGGCGGCGACATCCCGGCGCCGGTCTTCGAACGCCTGGTCCGCGAAGCCTACGCCACCTTCCGCCACGAGGCTGTCTGTCCGTTGGTCCAGACCGGGCCCAACACGTTTGTCCTCGAACTCTTCCATGGACCGACGCTGGCGTTCAAGGACGTGGCGATGCAGCTGCTCGCCCGGCTGATGGACCACATGCTTGCCGAACGCGGCCGGCATGCCACCATCGTCGGCGCCACTTCGGGCGATACCGGCGGCGCGGCAATCGACGCCTTTGCCGGACGCAGCCGCACTGACATCTTCATCCTTTTCCCGCATGGCCGGGTTTCGCCCGTGCAGCAGCGGCAGATGACGACGTCCAAGGCTGAAAACGTCCACGCGCTGGCAATCGAGGGCAATTTCGACGATTGCCAGGGCCTGCTCAAGGACATGTTCAACGATCACCCCTTCCGGGATCGGGTGGCGCTTTCGGGGGTCAATTCGATCAACTGGGCGCGCATCATGGCCCAGATCGTCTATTATTTCTCCTCGGCGCTGTCTCTCGGCGCACCGGATAGGCCGATATCGTTCACGGTGCCGACCGGCAATTTCGGCGACATCTTCGCCGGCTACGCCGCCAAGAAGATGGGCCTGCCGATCGAACGGCTGGTCATCGCCACCAACGACAACGACATACTCGCCCGCACCTTCGCGACCGGCGAATACCGCACCAAAGGCGTCTTCGCCACCACCTCGCCGTCGATGGACATCCAGGTATCGTCGAATTTCGAACGCCTGTTGTTCGAGGCCTCCAACCGCGACGCGGCGACCGTGCGGCGCTATATGGCAGGCCTCAAGCAATCGGGCGCCTTCACCATCGAAGCGGCGGAAATCGCCAGGATGCGGTCCGAATTCGACGCCGGCCGCGCTGAAATGGACGAGGTCGCCGCCACTATCCGCTCGACGCTGGCGGGCAGCGACTATCTGCTTGATCCGCACACGGCGGCAGCGGTGCATGTGGCGTCGGGCAAGGCTGCAGGTGCCACGCCAATGGTGGTGCTGGGCACCGCTCACCCGGCAAAGTTCCCTGCCGCCGTCGAGGCCGCCAGCGGGGTCTCGCCCGCCCTGCCCGCTTGGCTTGGCGGATTGATGACATTTGAGGAAAAATACACGGTACTTCCATCCGACTTGAAAATGGTGGAAGATTACGTCGGCCGCCGTGCGCGAGCGGCGCGTTAG
- a CDS encoding HAD family hydrolase encodes MTEVRHIVFDIGKVLLHYDPSIPFSRLIPDETERKWFFDNVCTHDWNIEQDRGRTWEEAEALLIAEHPDHAENIRNFRRHWHDMVPHAYDDSVAIMLGLIERGHDVTMLTNFAADTLAEARKRFDFLDRPRGVTISGEIGKIKPDRDIYDHHVAAFGLEPSATLFIDDSQKNVDGARAAGWQAVLFTDAKTLQADLERLGVVT; translated from the coding sequence ATGACTGAAGTCCGCCACATCGTTTTCGACATCGGCAAAGTGTTGCTCCATTACGATCCCAGCATTCCGTTCAGCCGGCTGATTCCCGACGAGACGGAGCGGAAATGGTTCTTCGACAATGTCTGCACGCATGACTGGAACATCGAGCAGGATCGCGGCCGGACCTGGGAAGAAGCCGAGGCGCTGCTGATCGCCGAGCATCCCGATCACGCGGAAAACATTCGCAATTTTCGAAGGCATTGGCACGACATGGTGCCGCATGCTTATGACGACAGCGTCGCCATCATGCTCGGCCTGATCGAGCGCGGCCATGATGTGACCATGCTGACCAACTTCGCCGCCGATACCTTGGCCGAAGCCCGCAAACGCTTCGACTTCCTCGATCGTCCACGTGGTGTGACCATCTCCGGCGAGATCGGCAAGATCAAGCCGGATCGTGACATTTACGACCATCACGTGGCTGCGTTCGGCCTCGAACCGTCCGCGACGCTGTTCATCGACGACAGCCAGAAGAATGTCGACGGTGCCAGGGCCGCCGGCTGGCAAGCCGTGCTGTTCACCGATGCCAAGACGCTTCAAGCAGATCTTGAACGCCTCGGCGTCGTGACCTAA
- a CDS encoding site-specific DNA-methyltransferase, translating into MSAVRLLDELSHAPQQSEWLDTILKGDCVAALDRLPEKSVDVIFADPPYNLQLDGDLHRPDQSKVDAVDDAWDQFESFEAYDAFTRAWLLAARRVLKPNGTIWVIGSYHNIFRVGAKMQDLGFWILNDVVWRKTNPMPNFRGRRFQNAHETMIWASRDQKGKGYTFNYEALKASNDDVQMRSDWLFPICTGGERLKNDNGDKLHPTQKPEALLARVMMASTKPGDIVLDPFFGSGTTGAVAKRLGRHFVGIEREQAYIDAANERIDAVRPLEGADLTVLSGKRAEPRVAFVSLIDTGLMTPGVTLYDAKKRWAAKVRADGTVAIGDSAGSIHKIGAEVQGLDACNGWTFWHYERSGGLTPIDELRRIARLGMERAGG; encoded by the coding sequence ATGTCTGCCGTGCGTCTTCTCGACGAGCTTTCCCATGCTCCCCAGCAGTCCGAATGGCTGGACACGATCCTCAAGGGCGACTGCGTCGCAGCGCTCGACCGGCTGCCGGAAAAATCCGTCGATGTCATTTTCGCCGATCCGCCCTACAATCTGCAGCTCGACGGCGACCTGCACCGGCCCGACCAATCCAAGGTCGACGCGGTCGACGACGCCTGGGACCAGTTCGAGAGCTTCGAGGCCTACGACGCGTTCACCCGCGCCTGGCTGTTGGCCGCGCGCCGCGTGCTGAAGCCCAACGGCACCATCTGGGTCATCGGCTCCTATCACAACATTTTCCGGGTCGGCGCCAAGATGCAGGATCTGGGCTTCTGGATCCTCAACGACGTGGTCTGGCGCAAGACCAACCCGATGCCGAATTTCCGTGGCCGCCGCTTCCAGAACGCGCATGAGACCATGATCTGGGCCTCGCGCGACCAGAAGGGCAAGGGCTATACCTTCAACTACGAGGCGCTGAAGGCATCCAACGACGATGTCCAGATGCGCTCCGACTGGCTGTTCCCGATCTGCACCGGCGGCGAGCGCCTGAAGAACGACAATGGCGACAAGCTGCATCCGACGCAGAAGCCGGAAGCGCTGCTCGCCCGCGTCATGATGGCCTCGACCAAACCCGGCGACATCGTGCTCGATCCCTTCTTCGGCTCCGGCACGACAGGTGCCGTGGCCAAGCGCCTCGGCCGTCATTTCGTCGGCATCGAGCGCGAGCAGGCCTATATCGATGCCGCCAACGAACGCATCGACGCGGTGCGGCCGCTGGAGGGAGCCGATCTCACGGTTCTCAGCGGCAAGCGCGCCGAGCCGCGCGTGGCCTTCGTGAGCCTGATCGACACCGGGCTGATGACGCCAGGCGTAACACTCTACGATGCCAAGAAGCGCTGGGCGGCAAAGGTGCGCGCCGACGGCACGGTGGCGATCGGCGACAGCGCCGGCTCGATACACAAGATCGGCGCCGAAGTGCAGGGCCTGGATGCCTGCAACGGCTGGACCTTCTGGCACTACGAGCGCAGCGGCGGTCTCACCCCGATCGACGAACTGCGCCGCATCGCCCGTCTTGGCATGGAGCGGGCAGGGGGCTGA
- the mutY gene encoding A/G-specific adenine glycosylase — protein MAPADQTRKAQTDGATPGDTASRLLAWYDVHHRELPWRVSPRDHARGVRPDPYRIWLSEVMLQQTTVEAVKSYFRAFVEKWPDVEALAAAPAEDVMKAWAGLGYYSRARNLKACADLVAARGGRFPNTEAALRDLPGIGAYTSAAITAIAFDRPAAVVDGNIERVISRLFSITMPLSEAKAEIRAHVERMVPPARPGDFAQAMMDLGATICTPRRPRCMLCPLREDCTAILSGDPEHFPVRLPKADKPLRRGAAFVAVREDGAILLRKRPEKGLLGGMTEVPTTAWTARLDGATTPAAAPFPGEWRRAGTITHVFTHFALELDVFHAHIKGDAPEGHFWSPGREISGEALPTVMKKAIEAAIPGATKKPSPLSATRPHD, from the coding sequence ATGGCACCAGCAGACCAGACCCGCAAGGCCCAGACCGATGGGGCAACGCCAGGCGATACCGCGTCGCGCCTGCTCGCCTGGTACGACGTGCATCATCGCGAGCTGCCCTGGCGGGTTTCGCCGCGCGACCATGCCCGAGGCGTGCGGCCCGACCCCTACCGCATCTGGCTGTCCGAAGTCATGCTGCAGCAGACCACCGTCGAGGCGGTGAAATCCTATTTCCGCGCCTTTGTCGAGAAATGGCCTGATGTCGAGGCGTTGGCCGCCGCGCCAGCCGAGGACGTGATGAAAGCCTGGGCGGGGCTCGGCTACTATTCCCGCGCGCGCAACCTCAAGGCCTGCGCCGATCTGGTGGCGGCGCGTGGCGGCCGGTTTCCCAACACCGAGGCCGCTTTGAGAGACCTGCCCGGCATCGGCGCCTACACCTCGGCGGCCATCACGGCAATCGCCTTCGACCGCCCCGCGGCTGTCGTGGACGGCAATATCGAGCGTGTCATCTCCCGGCTGTTTTCGATCACAATGCCGCTCAGCGAGGCCAAGGCCGAGATACGCGCCCATGTCGAGCGGATGGTGCCGCCAGCAAGGCCGGGCGACTTCGCCCAGGCGATGATGGATCTCGGCGCCACGATCTGCACGCCGCGCCGGCCGCGCTGCATGCTGTGCCCACTGCGCGAGGATTGCACCGCGATCCTGTCGGGCGACCCTGAACATTTCCCGGTTCGCCTGCCGAAGGCAGACAAGCCGTTGCGGCGCGGCGCCGCTTTCGTCGCCGTGCGCGAGGACGGCGCCATTCTCCTGCGCAAACGGCCGGAGAAAGGTTTGCTCGGCGGCATGACCGAGGTGCCGACCACCGCCTGGACGGCACGGCTGGATGGAGCCACCACGCCGGCGGCGGCGCCCTTTCCCGGCGAATGGCGGCGGGCCGGAACAATTACACATGTCTTCACCCATTTCGCTCTCGAACTCGACGTCTTTCATGCCCACATCAAAGGTGATGCCCCGGAAGGGCATTTCTGGTCGCCTGGCCGAGAGATTTCCGGCGAGGCCCTGCCGACTGTCATGAAAAAGGCAATCGAAGCTGCGATACCCGGCGCGACGAAAAAGCCGTCACCATTGAGTGCAACGAGGCCCCATGACTGA
- a CDS encoding M16 family metallopeptidase, producing the protein MGVEVSRLSNGLTVATETLPSIESVALGAWVKSGARNERDEEHGMAHLLEHMAFKGTKRRSAFEIASEIEDVGGEINAATSVETTSYYARVLSDDVPLAVDILADILQESEFDPQELEREQHVILQEIGAAHDTPDDIVFDRFTETAFRHQTIGRSILGTPETVKSFTSKQLHDFIERQYGAERMVIVAAGDIKHDKFVREVEKQLGGFRSKADSTIPQYAQYVGGDFREDRDLMDAQIVLGFEGRAYHVRDFYASQVLSMILGGGMSSRLFQEVREKRGLCYSVYAFHWGFSDTGIFGVHAATGQSDIAELVPVVIDELQKAGESILQEELDRARAQYRAGLIMSAESPASRASQIARQLLLFGRPIAKEELMERLSALTVERLTDLSARMFSTKPTLTAVGPVGTLAPYEAILDSLPGTQTTARRLAV; encoded by the coding sequence ATGGGTGTTGAGGTAAGCCGTCTGTCGAACGGCCTGACAGTCGCCACCGAAACCCTTCCAAGTATCGAATCGGTTGCCCTTGGTGCCTGGGTCAAGTCCGGCGCCCGCAATGAGCGTGACGAAGAGCATGGCATGGCCCATCTGCTCGAGCACATGGCGTTCAAGGGGACAAAACGGCGAAGCGCCTTCGAAATCGCCTCGGAAATCGAGGACGTCGGCGGTGAGATCAACGCCGCCACCAGCGTCGAGACCACCTCCTACTACGCAAGGGTGCTGTCCGACGATGTGCCGCTGGCCGTCGACATCCTTGCCGACATCCTGCAGGAATCCGAATTCGACCCGCAGGAGCTCGAACGCGAGCAGCATGTCATCCTGCAGGAGATCGGCGCCGCACACGATACGCCCGACGATATCGTCTTCGACCGTTTCACCGAGACGGCCTTTCGCCACCAGACCATCGGCCGGTCGATCCTGGGCACGCCGGAAACGGTGAAATCCTTCACCTCCAAGCAGTTGCACGATTTCATCGAGCGCCAATATGGCGCCGAGCGGATGGTGATCGTGGCTGCCGGCGACATCAAGCACGACAAATTCGTGCGCGAGGTCGAAAAGCAGCTCGGCGGCTTCCGCAGCAAGGCCGACAGCACCATCCCGCAATACGCGCAGTATGTCGGCGGCGACTTCCGCGAGGACCGCGACCTGATGGACGCACAGATCGTGCTGGGCTTCGAGGGCCGCGCCTATCATGTGCGCGACTTCTACGCCTCGCAGGTGCTGTCGATGATCCTCGGCGGCGGCATGTCATCGCGCCTGTTCCAGGAGGTTCGCGAGAAGCGCGGCCTGTGTTACTCCGTCTATGCCTTCCACTGGGGCTTTTCCGACACAGGCATTTTCGGCGTCCATGCCGCGACAGGCCAGAGCGACATCGCCGAACTCGTGCCTGTCGTCATCGATGAACTGCAGAAGGCCGGCGAAAGCATCCTGCAGGAAGAACTCGACCGGGCGCGCGCGCAATATCGCGCCGGACTGATCATGTCCGCCGAAAGCCCGGCCAGCCGCGCCTCGCAGATCGCGCGCCAACTGCTTTTGTTCGGCCGCCCGATCGCCAAGGAAGAACTGATGGAGCGGCTGTCTGCACTGACGGTCGAAAGGTTGACCGACCTGTCGGCGCGCATGTTCTCGACCAAGCCGACGCTTACCGCTGTCGGGCCCGTGGGTACGCTGGCACCATACGAGGCGATCCTCGATTCGCTTCCTGGCACGCAGACCACGGCCCGCAGGCTCGCCGTCTAA